In Flavobacterium sp. CS20, a single window of DNA contains:
- a CDS encoding patatin-like phospholipase family protein, with amino-acid sequence MKLKLYISIFFIYISLCSQAQTDTIRPKVGLVLSGGGAKGLAHIGALKMIEESGVKIDYIAGTSMGAIIGGLYASGYNAKQLDSIFSKTDFSKLIRDELPRDAKTFYEREQSEKYAISFPFDNFSLTLPTGISKGQNIYNLLAQLTQHVKTDDFSELKIPFFCIATDIETGQEVVLDHGNLAQSISASGAIPTFFRPVEINGQLLSDGGVVNNYPVEKLKLKNMDYIIGVDVQDSLYPRQKLKSGLEIMTQVSNFRTIKAMKTKRQKTDVYIRPDIRNFNVMSFEDGETIINEGLIATIEKYPELEKLASLQNHPKIEKKPVKIIDSIYIDGIQIIGNKTFPRNYIRGKLQIETQQKIAYDDLNNGLNNLSATGNFNRVTYNIESDNNNQNLIIKVEENENKTFIKLMTHYDDLYKSGLLVNLTHKSLFQTNDVTSFDLILGDNIRYNFDYFIDKGKYWSIGLKSSFNQFDDNVDFDFIQENSNIGDFNVNQINLKIDDFTNQVYIETYLFKDFRFGLGFEQKDINAKTETIIDDQNNTDNATVIQDSNLLSAYTYIDFDSFDDKFFPTKGVYFSGDFHFYFNDLNSNGISEFSIVKGQIGYVTTPLEKLTTRFSSELGFRLGEEDVSSLNFFLGGYGNKTINNFRPFYGYDFFSVSANSYMKGMIEVDYNFYTQNHLILSANYANVAEDIFSDGEWFSSPEFSGYAIGYGCKTIFGPIDVKYSYSPETGDSHWFFSLGYWF; translated from the coding sequence ATGAAACTAAAACTATACATCTCTATATTTTTTATCTACATAAGTCTGTGCAGTCAAGCTCAAACAGACACAATTCGCCCAAAAGTAGGCTTGGTATTAAGCGGTGGCGGAGCAAAAGGCTTAGCCCATATTGGGGCTTTAAAAATGATTGAAGAAAGTGGCGTAAAGATAGACTACATTGCTGGCACAAGTATGGGTGCGATTATTGGCGGACTTTATGCGTCAGGTTACAACGCAAAACAATTAGATTCGATTTTTAGCAAAACCGATTTCTCCAAACTCATCAGGGATGAATTACCACGTGACGCTAAAACCTTTTATGAACGTGAACAATCTGAAAAATATGCAATTTCATTCCCATTTGATAACTTCAGTCTAACACTTCCCACTGGAATTTCAAAGGGACAAAATATTTACAATTTATTGGCTCAACTTACACAGCACGTAAAAACCGATGATTTTAGTGAACTCAAAATTCCTTTTTTTTGCATTGCCACTGACATAGAAACAGGACAAGAAGTTGTTTTAGACCACGGCAATCTTGCTCAATCTATTTCTGCCAGCGGTGCCATACCAACCTTCTTCAGACCTGTAGAAATAAATGGACAACTACTTAGCGATGGTGGTGTAGTCAACAACTATCCCGTTGAAAAATTAAAACTCAAAAACATGGACTACATCATTGGCGTTGATGTACAGGATAGTTTATACCCTCGACAAAAACTTAAAAGCGGTTTAGAAATCATGACTCAGGTTAGTAACTTTAGAACCATTAAAGCTATGAAAACCAAACGACAAAAAACCGATGTTTATATCAGACCTGATATTAGAAATTTCAATGTAATGTCTTTTGAAGATGGCGAAACTATAATAAATGAAGGTCTTATTGCGACCATAGAAAAATATCCTGAACTTGAAAAACTCGCATCACTTCAAAATCATCCTAAAATTGAAAAAAAACCTGTAAAAATTATTGATTCTATTTACATTGACGGTATCCAAATCATTGGCAACAAAACCTTTCCAAGAAATTATATCAGGGGAAAACTACAAATAGAAACACAACAAAAAATCGCTTACGATGATTTAAATAATGGTTTGAATAATTTATCAGCCACTGGAAATTTTAATCGTGTAACCTATAATATCGAATCAGATAACAACAATCAAAATTTAATCATTAAAGTTGAAGAAAATGAAAACAAAACTTTTATAAAACTCATGACCCATTATGATGACTTATACAAAAGTGGGTTGTTGGTTAATCTCACTCACAAAAGCCTTTTTCAAACCAACGACGTCACAAGTTTTGACCTCATCTTAGGTGATAATATTCGCTATAATTTTGATTATTTTATCGATAAAGGAAAATATTGGAGTATCGGTCTAAAATCGAGTTTCAATCAATTTGATGACAATGTTGATTTTGACTTTATTCAAGAAAATTCAAACATTGGTGATTTTAATGTTAACCAAATTAATCTCAAAATAGATGATTTTACTAACCAAGTTTATATAGAAACTTACCTCTTTAAAGATTTTAGATTCGGACTTGGTTTTGAACAAAAAGACATTAACGCCAAAACAGAAACAATTATCGATGACCAAAACAACACCGATAATGCAACCGTTATTCAAGACTCTAATCTATTGAGTGCATATACTTATATTGACTTTGATAGCTTTGACGATAAGTTTTTTCCTACCAAAGGAGTATATTTTAGCGGAGATTTTCACTTTTATTTTAATGACTTAAACAGCAATGGAATCAGTGAGTTTTCTATAGTTAAAGGTCAAATCGGTTATGTTACAACGCCATTGGAAAAATTAACCACTCGTTTTTCTTCAGAGTTAGGCTTTAGACTAGGTGAAGAAGATGTCAGTAGTCTTAATTTTTTTCTCGGTGGCTATGGCAATAAAACCATCAATAATTTCAGACCGTTTTACGGTTACGACTTTTTTAGTGTTTCTGCCAATAGTTATATGAAAGGTATGATAGAAGTTGATTACAATTTTTACACTCAAAACCACTTGATTTTAAGTGCCAATTATGCCAATGTCGCAGAAGATATTTTTTCAGATGGCGAATGGTTTAGCTCTCCCGAATTTAGTGGCTATGCTATTGGTTACGGTTGCAAAACTATCTTTGGTCCAATTGACGTCAAATATTCATACTCGCCAGAAACAGGAGATAGTCATTGGTTTTTTAGCTTAGGCTACTGGTTTTAA
- a CDS encoding M23 family metallopeptidase — protein MKNKIQLFIIFMVFSICFISCQKDDVFQDTQNENPLDLKSVSSKDIAQYYNSFSQNAKSDQAWLTPYFEYNDSISIVNSNAKITVTPAITDIPNAYSRLFSLNINSQLKTVAYHMFPNDQATSSSFFGGIMITDLSGNLLSAFEAENNLYTKYYDVATSDLDLNILDLNSKSGDCPDDPNCFDGGMLDEVVIVADPPKDSASITIIFLPEFINQPEDGNGGFTIPTTPTEPSAPATDTNEDTCPPGKIKDNNGNCVEPDEPCPGIKIKNSSDECICPNGFVEAIDGSCVEVPCDKDPVKNPKVAKQNLSGIEGGLFGCTRNGSGCQGQPNKKKHGGLDVLNSFGSPVFAMYDGVASLSPNELNRAGWVVVLFANVDGVSTKIQYFHLQQNNRANGSVSAGDIIGYQGDSGNLDEAIAKGFTESHVHIKVENDQGLQNPEDYIGNLTTEDESITISNPDCN, from the coding sequence ATGAAAAATAAAATTCAATTATTTATAATTTTTATGGTTTTTTCAATCTGTTTTATAAGTTGTCAAAAAGACGATGTGTTTCAAGACACTCAAAATGAAAACCCATTAGACCTAAAAAGCGTAAGTTCAAAAGATATAGCACAATACTATAATTCTTTTTCTCAAAACGCCAAAAGTGACCAAGCTTGGCTTACACCTTATTTTGAGTATAATGACAGCATAAGTATTGTAAACTCTAATGCCAAAATCACTGTTACACCAGCAATAACTGATATACCAAATGCTTATTCTCGGTTATTTTCTTTAAACATTAACAGCCAATTAAAAACAGTTGCCTATCATATGTTCCCAAATGACCAAGCAACGAGTAGTTCCTTTTTTGGTGGTATTATGATAACAGATTTAAGCGGTAATCTTTTATCAGCCTTTGAAGCTGAAAACAATCTATACACAAAATACTATGATGTCGCGACTTCTGATTTAGATTTGAATATTTTAGATCTTAATAGTAAGAGTGGTGACTGTCCTGACGATCCAAATTGTTTTGACGGAGGAATGTTAGATGAAGTAGTTATAGTTGCAGACCCACCAAAGGATTCTGCTAGCATAACTATAATTTTTCTACCAGAATTTATTAATCAGCCTGAAGATGGTAATGGCGGTTTTACAATACCAACAACCCCAACAGAACCCTCAGCACCAGCAACTGATACTAATGAGGACACTTGCCCGCCTGGAAAAATTAAGGACAACAATGGTAATTGTGTTGAGCCAGATGAGCCTTGTCCAGGAATTAAAATAAAAAATAGTAGTGATGAATGTATTTGTCCTAATGGTTTTGTAGAAGCTATAGATGGCAGTTGTGTTGAGGTCCCTTGCGATAAAGACCCTGTCAAAAATCCTAAAGTAGCTAAACAGAATTTATCTGGTATTGAAGGAGGCCTATTTGGGTGCACAAGAAATGGCAGTGGATGCCAAGGACAACCAAACAAAAAAAAGCATGGAGGTCTAGATGTTTTAAATTCTTTTGGTTCACCTGTTTTTGCTATGTATGATGGAGTTGCAAGCCTGTCGCCAAATGAATTAAATAGAGCAGGTTGGGTTGTTGTCCTTTTTGCTAATGTTGATGGTGTAAGCACTAAGATTCAGTATTTTCACTTACAGCAAAACAATAGAGCTAACGGCTCTGTTAGTGCTGGAGACATTATAGGCTACCAAGGAGATTCAGGAAACCTCGATGAAGCTATTGCAAAAGGTTTTACAGAATCTCATGTCCATATTAAAGTTGAAAATGACCAAGGTTTACAAAACCCTGAAGATTATATAGGAAATTTAACCACAGAAGACGAATCAATAACTATTTCTAATCCAGATTGTAATTAA